The Bradyrhizobium ottawaense genome window below encodes:
- a CDS encoding response regulator, giving the protein MAIPNPNILVVEDDRETRTLIAKYLRNNACNVTAVSDGREMSRAMADHRVDLIILDVMLPGEDGLSLCRKVRAEAQTPIIMLTARGEDVDRIVGLEMGADDYLPKPFNPRELLARINAVLRRQAAAQAASSIEGASTLTFEGWHIDLRLRELRNPEGARVAVTSAEFDLLRTFCERPGRVLSRDSLLDLTQGRNTGSFERSIDVLVSRIRRKIEPNPADPTLIKTVRSGGYLFTPRTQVAGPQAASPQAASTEAVAAPLSS; this is encoded by the coding sequence ATGGCCATTCCCAATCCCAACATCCTGGTCGTCGAAGACGACCGCGAAACCCGGACGTTGATTGCGAAGTACCTGCGCAACAACGCCTGCAACGTCACCGCCGTGAGCGACGGCCGCGAGATGTCGCGCGCCATGGCCGATCACCGCGTCGACCTCATCATCCTCGACGTCATGCTGCCGGGCGAGGACGGCCTCAGCCTGTGCCGCAAGGTGCGTGCCGAGGCGCAGACGCCGATCATCATGCTGACCGCGCGCGGCGAAGACGTCGACCGCATCGTCGGCCTCGAGATGGGTGCGGACGACTATCTGCCGAAACCATTCAACCCGCGCGAGCTGCTCGCCCGCATCAACGCCGTGCTGCGCCGCCAGGCCGCGGCTCAAGCGGCAAGCTCGATCGAAGGCGCGAGCACGCTCACCTTCGAGGGCTGGCACATCGACCTGCGGCTGCGCGAGCTGCGCAATCCGGAAGGCGCGCGCGTCGCGGTGACCAGCGCCGAATTCGATCTCCTGCGCACGTTCTGCGAACGGCCCGGCCGCGTGCTGTCACGCGACAGCCTGCTCGACCTCACGCAGGGCCGCAACACCGGATCGTTCGAACGCTCCATCGACGTGCTGGTCAGCCGCATCCGCCGCAAGATCGAGCCCAATCCGGCCGATCCCACCCTCATCAAGACGGTGCGCTCCGGCGGCTATCTGTTCACGCCGCGAACGCAGGTCGCAGGCCCTCAAGCAGCAAGCCCTCAAGCAGCGAGCACTGAAGCGGTTGCGGCGCCCCTGAGCAGTTGA
- a CDS encoding PRC-barrel domain-containing protein, which translates to MLTKSIAAGLAGTALLATVAFAQSPTATTDKAPTAATATTATTTASGEWRTSKMSGLKVYNEANENIGSINELLMDKSGNVKIAVIGVGGFLGMGEHLVAVPYEKLKFVNEAVAYTGTGTNPGAKPAASTTTGAATGTDRPAATTTSSTSKWYPDHAVFNASKDELKNMPEFKYAE; encoded by the coding sequence ATGCTGACGAAATCCATCGCCGCCGGCCTCGCCGGCACCGCACTGCTTGCGACCGTGGCGTTCGCGCAATCGCCGACCGCCACCACCGACAAGGCGCCGACCGCGGCCACCGCGACGACGGCCACCACGACCGCTTCTGGCGAGTGGCGTACGTCGAAGATGTCGGGCCTGAAGGTCTATAACGAGGCCAACGAGAACATCGGCTCGATCAACGAGCTGCTGATGGACAAGAGCGGCAACGTCAAGATTGCCGTGATCGGCGTCGGCGGCTTCCTCGGCATGGGCGAGCATCTGGTCGCCGTGCCCTATGAGAAATTGAAGTTCGTCAACGAGGCCGTCGCCTATACCGGCACCGGCACGAACCCGGGCGCCAAGCCCGCCGCGTCCACCACGACAGGCGCTGCGACCGGCACCGACAGGCCGGCTGCGACCACGACGTCGTCCACCTCGAAGTGGTATCCGGACCACGCTGTGTTCAATGCCAGCAAGGACGAGCTGAAGAACATGCCGGAGTTCAAGTACGCGGAGTAA
- a CDS encoding ABC transporter substrate-binding protein: protein MQKLIAAVAAGLALAATSGTAQAQISDDVVKIGVLTDMSSLYADATGKGSLAAVEMAVADYGAKAAGKPVAVVAADHQNKPDVGVNIARNWYDNDKVDAIFDVPTSSVALPVSALTREKNRIHINSGGGSSDITGTACSPNTVHWTYDTYALSNVAGKAMVKRGEDSWFFVTADYAFGMALQRDAANVVKESGGKVLGEVRHPLNSSDFSSFLLQAQASKAKVVALANAGGDTTNALKQASEFGLTQGGQKMIALLQEITDTHSLGIKATQGLIVTDAFYWDMNEETRAFSKRFNEKVGHMPTMIQAGLYSATMHYLKAIDAIKSDEAPKVMAQMRKTPVNDFFARNGKIRIDGRMVHDMYLFEVKKPEESKGEWDLYKLIATVPGDEAFRPLDKGGCPLVTH from the coding sequence ATGCAAAAACTCATCGCCGCCGTCGCGGCCGGTCTCGCCCTCGCCGCTACGTCCGGCACGGCGCAGGCGCAGATTTCCGACGACGTCGTCAAGATCGGCGTGCTCACGGACATGTCGAGCCTCTATGCCGACGCGACCGGCAAGGGCTCGCTCGCCGCGGTCGAGATGGCGGTCGCCGATTACGGCGCCAAGGCCGCCGGCAAGCCGGTCGCCGTGGTCGCGGCCGATCACCAGAACAAGCCCGACGTCGGCGTCAACATCGCCCGCAACTGGTATGACAACGACAAGGTCGACGCGATCTTCGACGTTCCGACGTCGTCGGTGGCGTTGCCGGTCTCGGCCCTGACGCGCGAGAAGAACAGGATCCACATCAATTCGGGCGGCGGCTCGTCCGACATCACCGGCACCGCCTGCTCGCCCAACACCGTGCACTGGACCTACGACACCTATGCGCTATCAAACGTCGCCGGCAAGGCGATGGTGAAACGCGGCGAGGACAGCTGGTTCTTCGTCACCGCCGACTACGCCTTCGGCATGGCGCTGCAGCGCGACGCCGCCAACGTCGTCAAGGAGAGCGGCGGCAAGGTGCTCGGCGAAGTCCGCCATCCGCTCAACTCGTCGGACTTCTCCTCCTTCCTGCTCCAGGCCCAGGCCTCCAAGGCCAAGGTGGTCGCATTGGCCAATGCCGGCGGCGATACCACCAACGCGTTGAAGCAGGCGTCCGAGTTCGGCCTGACGCAGGGCGGCCAGAAGATGATCGCGCTCCTGCAGGAGATCACCGACACGCATTCGCTCGGCATCAAGGCGACGCAAGGCCTGATCGTCACCGACGCCTTCTACTGGGACATGAACGAGGAGACTCGCGCCTTCTCCAAGCGCTTCAACGAGAAGGTCGGCCACATGCCGACCATGATCCAGGCCGGGCTCTACTCGGCGACCATGCACTATCTGAAGGCGATCGACGCCATCAAGAGCGACGAGGCGCCGAAGGTGATGGCGCAGATGCGCAAGACGCCGGTTAACGACTTCTTCGCCAGGAACGGCAAGATCCGCATCGACGGCCGCATGGTCCACGACATGTATCTGTTCGAGGTCAAGAAGCCCGAAGAATCCAAGGGCGAGTGGGACCTCTACAAGCTGATCGCCACCGTGCCCGGCGACGAGGCCTTCCGTCCGCTCGACAAGGGCGGCTGCCCGCTGGTGACGCACTGA
- a CDS encoding ABC transporter permease — translation MSDNAPLRTPSQRIAWTATIIVSTLVFIFLIAPILAIMPLSFSSGSYLTYPLPGLSLRWYDDFLNSPRWMNSLKNSMIIGVASTLLSMVLGTLAALGLAQWKSRFKPLVLAFVLSPVVVPGVITAVGLYFFFAPIGLTGSYLGLILAHTALATPFVVITVGATLQSFDTNLARAAASLGASPLEAFRRVILPLILPGLASGALFAFATSFDEVVIVLFMAGPEQRTLPREMFSGIRENISPTITAAAVILTTVSVILLATLEGLRRRNERLKGGG, via the coding sequence TTGAGCGACAATGCTCCCCTCCGCACGCCCAGCCAGCGCATCGCGTGGACCGCGACCATCATTGTCTCCACGCTGGTGTTCATCTTCCTGATCGCGCCGATCCTGGCGATCATGCCGTTGTCCTTCAGCTCGGGCTCGTACCTGACCTATCCGCTGCCGGGCCTGTCGTTGCGTTGGTACGACGACTTCCTCAATTCGCCGCGCTGGATGAATTCGCTGAAGAACAGCATGATCATCGGCGTCGCCTCGACGCTGCTGTCCATGGTGCTCGGCACGCTGGCCGCGCTCGGTCTGGCGCAGTGGAAGAGCCGGTTCAAACCGCTCGTGCTGGCCTTCGTGCTGTCGCCGGTCGTCGTCCCCGGTGTCATCACCGCGGTCGGCCTGTATTTCTTCTTCGCGCCGATCGGACTGACCGGCAGCTATCTCGGCTTGATCCTGGCCCACACCGCGCTGGCGACGCCTTTCGTCGTGATCACGGTCGGCGCGACGCTGCAGAGCTTCGACACCAATCTGGCCCGCGCCGCCGCCTCGCTCGGCGCCTCGCCGCTCGAGGCGTTCCGCCGTGTGATCCTGCCGCTGATCCTGCCCGGCCTCGCTTCGGGTGCATTGTTCGCCTTCGCGACCAGCTTCGACGAGGTGGTAATCGTTCTGTTCATGGCAGGTCCGGAACAGCGCACCCTGCCGCGCGAAATGTTCAGCGGCATCCGCGAGAACATCAGCCCGACGATCACGGCAGCGGCGGTCATTTTGACGACGGTCTCGGTGATCCTCCTCGCCACCCTCGAAGGCCTGCGCCGCCGCAATGAACGGCTCAAGGGTGGCGGCTAA
- a CDS encoding ABC transporter permease: MTDASLSGANASTEVPLKRRLRRAERTRQVKALALIAPLLVFLLFTFAGPIAGMLWRAIDDREVRQVLPQTFAALASWNGKDLPDEEAFAALASDIMAARTSGTIAIAAKRLNYALNGFRTILTSTARNLKTMPEPGTAKETLGKINPAWRERTTWTTIRDASGPVTGFYLLAALDLVRNVDGVIVAAPPDQAIYRSLFTRTFIISLSVTVLCLILGFPVAYLLATLPPSRSNLLMIFVLLPFWTSLLVRTCAWIVLLQSKGVVNDSLHWLGIIDEPLRLIYNRFGVCVAMTHVLLPFMILPLYSSMKAISPAYMRAAASLGAPPVTAFLRIYLPQTLPGIGAGSLLVFILALGYYITPALVGGAADQMISYFIALYTTETANWGLASALGAVLLLATLLLALVYGKLVQGQQVTGGMKN; encoded by the coding sequence ATGACGGATGCGTCCCTGTCCGGTGCCAATGCGTCGACCGAGGTGCCGCTCAAGCGCCGATTGAGGCGCGCGGAGCGGACACGCCAGGTCAAGGCGTTGGCGCTGATCGCGCCGCTTCTCGTCTTCCTGCTCTTCACCTTCGCAGGCCCCATCGCCGGCATGCTGTGGCGCGCGATCGATGACCGGGAAGTGCGTCAGGTTCTGCCTCAAACCTTCGCGGCTCTCGCCAGCTGGAACGGCAAGGACCTGCCGGACGAAGAAGCCTTTGCTGCGCTGGCAAGCGACATCATGGCGGCGCGCACCTCCGGCACCATTGCGATTGCGGCCAAGCGGCTGAACTACGCACTCAACGGTTTTCGCACGATCCTGACCAGCACGGCACGCAATCTGAAGACGATGCCCGAGCCCGGCACGGCCAAGGAGACGCTGGGCAAGATCAATCCGGCCTGGCGCGAACGCACGACCTGGACGACAATCAGGGATGCCAGTGGCCCGGTCACGGGCTTCTACCTTCTGGCGGCGCTCGACCTTGTCAGGAACGTCGACGGCGTGATCGTCGCGGCCCCGCCGGACCAGGCCATCTATCGCAGCCTGTTCACCCGCACCTTCATCATCAGCCTCAGCGTCACCGTACTCTGCCTGATCCTCGGCTTCCCGGTCGCCTACCTCTTGGCGACGCTGCCGCCGAGCCGCTCGAACCTGCTGATGATCTTCGTCCTGCTGCCGTTCTGGACCTCGCTCCTGGTCCGCACCTGCGCCTGGATCGTGCTGCTGCAGAGCAAGGGCGTCGTGAACGACAGCCTGCACTGGCTCGGCATCATCGACGAGCCGTTGCGCCTGATCTACAATCGCTTCGGCGTCTGCGTGGCGATGACCCACGTTCTCCTGCCATTCATGATCCTGCCGCTCTACAGCAGCATGAAGGCGATCTCGCCGGCTTACATGCGTGCCGCGGCCTCGCTCGGCGCGCCACCGGTCACCGCCTTCCTGCGAATCTACCTGCCGCAGACCCTGCCCGGCATCGGCGCGGGAAGCCTGCTCGTGTTCATCCTGGCGCTCGGCTATTACATCACACCTGCGCTCGTCGGCGGCGCCGCCGATCAGATGATCAGCTACTTCATCGCGCTCTACACCACCGAAACCGCCAATTGGGGCCTTGCTTCGGCGCTCGGTGCGGTGCTGCTGCTGGCCACCCTTCTGCTGGCACTGGTCTACGGCAAGCTGGTGCAGGGCCAGCAGGTCACGGGAGGGATGAAGAATTGA
- a CDS encoding ABC transporter substrate-binding protein, which yields MLKRKIGKIALGFAAAFTASAALATVGQARDLTVVSWGGAYQDAQKKAYFEPFKKAAGIAMNDESWDGGVGVLRAKVQGGAATWDVVQVESDELAVGCEEGLFEKLDYSKIGGEAAYIPPSVNPCGVGAILYDFVLGYDKDKLKEAPKGWADFFDTKKIPGKRALRQGPKTTLEIALMADGVAPKDVYKVLATDEGVERAFKKLDTIKGDIVWWKAGAQPPQLLASGEVAMTSVYNGRIDTANKNEKKNFGMVWDGALFTLDSWVILKGSPNKDAAYKFLDFAGKAENQSKLSENISYGTSNKDAAGRLAPAVLKDLPTAPDNIKNAVEINVAFWLENIDRLTERFNKWAAK from the coding sequence ATGCTGAAGCGCAAGATTGGCAAGATTGCTCTGGGTTTCGCCGCGGCCTTCACCGCTAGCGCCGCGCTGGCCACGGTCGGGCAGGCGCGCGACCTCACCGTCGTGTCGTGGGGCGGAGCGTATCAGGATGCCCAGAAGAAGGCCTATTTCGAACCGTTCAAGAAGGCGGCCGGAATTGCCATGAACGATGAATCCTGGGACGGCGGCGTCGGCGTGCTGCGTGCCAAGGTGCAGGGCGGCGCCGCCACCTGGGACGTCGTCCAGGTCGAGAGCGACGAACTCGCGGTCGGCTGCGAGGAAGGCCTGTTCGAGAAGCTGGACTATTCCAAGATCGGCGGCGAGGCCGCCTACATCCCGCCGTCGGTCAATCCGTGCGGCGTCGGCGCCATCCTCTATGACTTTGTTCTTGGCTATGACAAGGACAAGCTGAAGGAAGCGCCCAAGGGCTGGGCCGACTTCTTCGACACCAAGAAGATTCCGGGCAAGCGCGCCCTGCGTCAGGGCCCGAAGACCACGCTGGAGATCGCTCTGATGGCCGACGGCGTCGCGCCGAAGGACGTCTACAAGGTGCTGGCGACCGACGAAGGCGTCGAGCGCGCGTTCAAGAAGCTCGACACCATCAAGGGCGACATCGTGTGGTGGAAGGCCGGCGCCCAGCCGCCGCAACTGCTCGCCTCCGGAGAAGTCGCGATGACCTCGGTCTACAATGGCCGCATCGACACAGCGAACAAGAACGAGAAGAAGAACTTCGGCATGGTCTGGGACGGCGCGCTGTTCACGCTCGACAGCTGGGTCATCCTGAAGGGCAGCCCGAACAAGGACGCCGCCTACAAGTTCCTGGACTTCGCAGGCAAGGCGGAGAACCAGTCGAAACTGTCGGAGAATATCTCCTATGGCACCTCGAACAAGGACGCAGCCGGACGGCTCGCGCCGGCCGTTCTGAAGGACCTGCCGACGGCGCCTGACAACATCAAGAATGCGGTCGAGATCAACGTTGCGTTCTGGCTCGAGAACATCGACCGCCTGACCGAACGCTTCAACAAATGGGCCGCGAAATAG
- a CDS encoding ABC transporter ATP-binding protein — protein sequence MEAGMVTPAPALVRFSGIQKTYDGEHLVVKNLDLDIRKGEFITLLGPSGSGKTTTLMMLAGFEVPTHGEIYLAGRPIKNMPPHKRDIGMVFQNYALFPHLTIAENIAFPLSVRKTNKADVQERVGSALRMIKMENLAHRRPGQLSGGQQQRVALARALVFNPQLVLMDEPLGALDKRLREQMQLEIKQLHETMGITVVYVTHDQSEALTMSDRIAVFNDGIVQQIDKPDALYEHPVNSFVAHFIGENNVLAGTVETVDKDYCRVALAGGGTVTARAVNVSGAGASTSLSVRPERITIIPDGTSSDGPNRLPARVQNTIYLGDHALAVLDVSGNAEFMVKLQPGAHDSLTHGANVFVTFHPEDCLALDPV from the coding sequence ATGGAAGCCGGCATGGTCACGCCTGCGCCGGCACTGGTGCGCTTTTCCGGCATTCAGAAGACCTATGATGGCGAGCATCTGGTGGTGAAGAACCTCGATCTCGACATCAGGAAGGGCGAGTTCATCACCCTGCTCGGCCCGTCGGGCTCGGGCAAGACGACCACGCTGATGATGCTGGCCGGCTTCGAGGTTCCGACCCATGGCGAGATCTACCTCGCGGGCCGGCCGATCAAGAACATGCCGCCGCACAAGCGCGACATCGGCATGGTGTTCCAGAACTATGCCTTGTTTCCGCACCTGACGATCGCGGAGAATATTGCCTTCCCGCTATCCGTTCGCAAGACGAACAAGGCGGACGTGCAGGAACGCGTTGGATCGGCGTTACGCATGATCAAGATGGAAAACCTGGCGCACCGGCGGCCCGGACAGCTGTCCGGCGGTCAGCAGCAGCGCGTGGCGCTGGCCCGCGCGCTGGTCTTCAATCCGCAGCTCGTGCTGATGGACGAGCCTCTGGGCGCTCTCGACAAGCGCCTGCGGGAGCAGATGCAGCTGGAGATCAAGCAACTGCACGAGACGATGGGCATCACCGTCGTTTACGTCACCCACGATCAAAGTGAAGCGCTCACCATGTCGGACCGCATCGCCGTGTTCAACGACGGCATCGTGCAGCAGATCGACAAGCCCGACGCGCTGTATGAGCATCCGGTGAACAGCTTCGTCGCCCATTTCATCGGCGAGAACAATGTGCTGGCCGGCACCGTCGAGACGGTCGACAAGGACTATTGCCGCGTCGCGCTGGCTGGCGGCGGCACTGTCACCGCACGGGCGGTCAATGTATCAGGCGCGGGCGCATCGACCTCGCTGTCGGTGCGGCCGGAGCGGATCACCATTATCCCGGACGGCACCTCCAGCGACGGACCGAACCGGCTGCCGGCCAGGGTGCAGAACACCATCTATCTCGGCGACCACGCGCTGGCCGTGCTCGATGTCTCGGGGAATGCCGAGTTCATGGTCAAGCTTCAGCCCGGCGCACATGACAGCCTGACACACGGTGCAAACGTGTTCGTCACCTTTCACCCCGAGGACTGCCTCGCCCTCGATCCCGTCTGA
- a CDS encoding DUF4403 family protein, giving the protein MRLTLNLKTITIAVVVLAASFFISLKAMDWLSPRATNSAPPVAQLPPLPPVAKSSIVVAPVAIALSAIRDQAEKAAPRNFAGKADNPISQILENADIGWTAVRGPMAAAGDKDVLTISTPLSGKLNVTGSLSSKATGALGDALSGVLGGDAAKRIGAVNIKNLNASAEIKGNVIVTSRPKLAANWHLEPNLGAQVNLGDTNLNVAGAKVNVPAQVKPLIDKNVGEQINIVSERIRNDPSLRENAKLQWAKACRSIPLQGSGSSAALPPLWLEMKPIRAIAAQPRVDAQAVTLLMGLEAETRVTSTQTKPDCPFPDKISIVPPTGTGVSIGVPIDVPFTEINKLIAAQMVGHTYPEDGSGPVDVTVKSVNVVPSGERLLISLLARAKEKKSWLGLGAEATVHIWGRPVLDQGQQTLRLTDIQLAVESEAAFGLLGAAARAVVPQMQQALLQRATLDLKPIAANAREKIAGVIADFQKSEDGVKVDAKIDSLTLADIAFDSKTLRVVAEAGGTLNVSVTKLSGM; this is encoded by the coding sequence ATGCGACTGACGTTGAATCTGAAGACCATCACGATCGCCGTCGTAGTGCTCGCGGCGTCGTTCTTCATCAGCTTGAAGGCCATGGACTGGCTGTCGCCGCGCGCGACGAATTCCGCGCCGCCGGTAGCGCAACTGCCGCCGTTGCCGCCGGTCGCGAAGAGCTCGATCGTCGTGGCGCCGGTCGCCATCGCGCTGTCGGCGATCCGCGACCAGGCCGAGAAGGCCGCCCCGCGCAATTTCGCAGGGAAGGCCGACAACCCGATCTCGCAAATCCTGGAGAACGCCGACATCGGCTGGACCGCCGTGCGCGGGCCGATGGCAGCTGCCGGCGACAAGGACGTGCTGACGATCTCGACACCGCTCAGCGGCAAGCTGAACGTGACGGGCTCGCTGTCCTCGAAAGCCACCGGCGCGCTCGGCGATGCGCTCAGCGGCGTGCTCGGCGGTGACGCAGCGAAACGGATCGGCGCGGTCAATATCAAGAATCTCAACGCCAGCGCTGAGATCAAGGGCAACGTGATCGTCACTTCGCGGCCAAAGCTCGCGGCCAACTGGCATCTCGAGCCCAATCTCGGCGCCCAGGTCAATCTCGGCGACACCAACCTCAACGTCGCCGGCGCCAAGGTCAACGTGCCGGCGCAGGTCAAGCCGCTGATCGACAAGAATGTCGGCGAGCAGATCAACATCGTCTCCGAACGCATCCGCAACGATCCGAGCCTGCGCGAGAATGCGAAGCTGCAATGGGCCAAGGCCTGCCGCTCGATCCCGCTGCAGGGCTCGGGCTCCTCGGCCGCGCTTCCGCCGCTCTGGCTGGAGATGAAGCCGATCCGCGCCATTGCCGCGCAGCCGCGCGTCGATGCCCAGGCCGTGACGCTGCTGATGGGGCTGGAAGCGGAGACGCGCGTGACGTCGACGCAGACCAAGCCGGACTGCCCGTTCCCCGACAAGATCTCGATCGTGCCGCCGACCGGCACCGGCGTGAGCATCGGCGTGCCCATCGACGTGCCCTTCACCGAGATCAACAAGCTGATCGCCGCGCAGATGGTCGGCCACACCTATCCCGAGGACGGCTCCGGCCCGGTCGACGTGACCGTCAAGAGCGTCAACGTGGTCCCGTCGGGCGAGCGCCTGCTGATCTCGCTTTTGGCGCGCGCCAAGGAAAAGAAGAGCTGGCTCGGTCTCGGCGCCGAGGCGACCGTGCACATCTGGGGCCGGCCGGTGCTCGACCAGGGGCAGCAGACGCTGCGGCTCACCGACATCCAGCTTGCTGTGGAATCGGAAGCCGCCTTCGGCCTACTGGGTGCCGCGGCGCGCGCGGTGGTGCCGCAGATGCAGCAAGCACTGCTGCAGAGGGCGACGCTCGACCTGAAGCCGATCGCCGCCAACGCGCGCGAGAAGATCGCCGGCGTCATCGCCGACTTCCAGAAGAGCGAGGACGGCGTCAAGGTCGACGCCAAGATCGACAGCCTGACGCTGGCCGACATCGCCTTCGATTCCAAGACGCTGCGCGTGGTCGCGGAAGCCGGCGGCACGCTGAATGTGTCGGTGACGAAGCTGTCGGGGATGTAG
- a CDS encoding PQQ-binding-like beta-propeller repeat protein — protein sequence MKRSAAEIIREYGPFAGVEAVHGVTYDGSHVWFASGDKLNAIDPDSGKVARSLDVAAHAGTAFDGRHLFQIAEDRIQKIDAASGKVLASIPAPGGGGDSGLAWAEGSLWVGQYRERKIHQVDPDTGKVLRTIESKRFVTGVTWVDGELWHGTWEGEDSDIRRIDPDTGKVLELLDLPAGTMVSGLESDGGDRFFCGGGANGNVRAVRRPRRGA from the coding sequence ATGAAGCGTTCAGCCGCCGAGATCATCAGGGAGTACGGACCGTTTGCCGGCGTCGAGGCCGTGCATGGCGTCACCTATGACGGCAGCCATGTCTGGTTCGCATCCGGCGACAAGTTGAATGCGATCGATCCTGATAGCGGCAAGGTCGCGCGCTCCCTCGATGTCGCAGCCCATGCGGGTACGGCGTTCGACGGCCGGCACCTGTTCCAGATCGCCGAGGATCGCATCCAGAAGATCGATGCGGCCTCGGGCAAGGTGCTCGCCAGCATTCCTGCGCCGGGTGGCGGTGGCGATTCCGGCCTGGCCTGGGCCGAGGGCTCGCTGTGGGTCGGGCAATATCGCGAGCGCAAGATCCATCAGGTCGATCCGGACACGGGCAAGGTCCTTCGCACCATCGAGAGCAAGCGGTTCGTGACCGGGGTGACCTGGGTCGATGGCGAGCTCTGGCACGGCACCTGGGAGGGCGAGGATAGCGATATCAGGCGGATCGATCCTGACACGGGCAAGGTACTCGAACTGCTCGACCTGCCGGCGGGGACGATGGTGTCAGGACTGGAGTCCGACGGCGGCGACCGCTTCTTCTGCGGCGGTGGCGCTAACGGCAATGTGAGAGCGGTCCGCCGTCCCCGGCGCGGGGCCTGA
- a CDS encoding helix-turn-helix domain-containing protein: protein MESLITAAARALEAGDPLGALNRVALRNDAPSLALRGIAMAQLGDLAKAKTLLRSAARAFGPREAVARARCVVAEAEIALVSRDLGWPTKTLAAARTTLEKHGDVANATHAGHIEARRLLLVGRLDEAERILAELGTSPLPPAPQVVRELVVAGIAIRRLRTKDARVALGRAAHAASLAGIPGLTAEVESTNRVLDTPAARLITHGNERPLLLEQVEELAASDALVVDTFHHSVRRRGTIVSLGTRPVLFALARVLAQAWPADVSREALMAGAFQARHVDESHRARLRVEIGRLRAKLKPVADVTATKQGFALTPRKTRQVMVLARPVEEKHAAVLAFLSDGEPWSSSALALALGTSARTVQRALDELARSNKVQSFGHGRARRWMTPPVPGFPTGLLLPGPLLKT from the coding sequence ATGGAGTCGCTGATCACGGCCGCAGCGCGCGCGCTCGAGGCCGGCGATCCGCTCGGCGCGCTGAACCGCGTTGCGTTGCGCAACGATGCGCCGTCGCTGGCGCTGCGCGGCATCGCGATGGCGCAGCTCGGCGATCTCGCAAAGGCGAAGACGCTGCTGCGAAGCGCCGCGCGCGCCTTCGGTCCGCGCGAGGCTGTGGCTCGCGCGAGATGCGTGGTGGCCGAAGCCGAGATCGCGCTGGTTTCGCGCGATCTCGGCTGGCCGACGAAGACGCTCGCGGCGGCACGGACGACGCTCGAAAAGCACGGCGATGTCGCCAATGCCACGCATGCAGGCCACATCGAGGCACGCCGTCTTCTTCTCGTCGGACGGCTCGACGAAGCCGAGCGTATCCTCGCCGAGCTCGGCACCTCCCCGCTGCCGCCTGCCCCGCAGGTCGTCCGCGAGCTCGTGGTCGCCGGCATCGCAATACGGCGGCTCAGAACCAAAGACGCGCGCGTGGCGCTTGGCCGGGCGGCTCACGCAGCGAGCCTGGCGGGCATCCCAGGGCTGACAGCCGAGGTCGAGAGCACGAACCGCGTGCTCGATACGCCCGCGGCACGCCTGATCACGCATGGCAACGAACGTCCGTTGCTGCTGGAGCAGGTCGAGGAGCTCGCGGCTTCGGACGCGCTGGTCGTAGACACGTTCCATCATTCGGTGCGCAGGCGGGGCACGATCGTATCGCTCGGAACCCGCCCGGTGCTGTTCGCACTCGCCCGCGTCCTGGCGCAGGCCTGGCCCGCGGACGTCTCGCGAGAGGCGCTGATGGCTGGGGCGTTTCAGGCGAGGCACGTCGATGAATCGCACCGCGCGCGCCTGCGCGTGGAGATCGGCCGCCTCCGCGCCAAGCTCAAGCCTGTGGCCGATGTCACTGCGACGAAGCAGGGTTTTGCACTGACGCCGCGCAAGACGCGGCAGGTCATGGTACTGGCGCGGCCCGTCGAGGAGAAGCACGCCGCTGTCCTCGCCTTCCTCTCCGACGGCGAGCCGTGGTCGAGCTCGGCGCTCGCGCTGGCACTGGGAACCAGTGCGCGCACGGTTCAACGCGCGCTCGACGAGCTGGCGCGATCGAACAAGGTGCAGTCGTTCGGACATGGGCGGGCGCGGCGCTGGATGACGCCGCCTGTCCCGGGTTTCCCGACAGGCTTGTTACTCCCGGGACCGCTCCTGAAGACGTAA